Within Trichoderma atroviride chromosome 2, complete sequence, the genomic segment TCATACGGAAGCCTACATCACGACCATGCGTCAAACGAGATCCGTCACTCGGAAGCTGCGTGAAGCGCAGAGGGAGAGCCTTACGGCAGATAGCAACGGTTAGTTGAGCTGGTGTTGCGTTTGATAATTTGAAACAAGACACACTGACATGGGAATAGACCAAGCGGGCGGTTCTTCTGCTCAGAATGGAAGTCTCCCTCGTGGCCAAGAGGCTGGTAACTTGTCTGCCATAAATATCGGCGGCCCAGACATAGCCACCTTTGGCTCTTTGGAAGAATTTCTCAACCAAGCGCCACAGAGTcaggagcagcaagaacagcagcagcagcagcagcaagaagaactGCAACCAGTTTTATACGACCCCCTGAATCAGCCATATCTCCCATGGGATTGTCCAGGTTCCGACCAGCATTTGTATCCCTCTCCTGCACCAGCAATGGCAGACGACCAGAGCTACCTGTCTCCGTCTTACTTTGTGGTAAGCTTGTCCTTTGTTTGACTCTTGTCTACTTTTATGTCTGGTAGATGTTGTATTGATTTACTCACGAGGAACACAGGAGCCAAATTTCTTTGCCAGTGACTTCACGCAGGAGCAATACCAGTACCAGTTTGATGACTACCAGGCATTGCAGCCGTGGGTACCTCCAAGTctcgaagaagctgccatcTTGGATGTGCAAGGCATGCAAGGCCACGTCGGCGAGCTCTATGAGCCTCTGCCATTCGGATATGCCATGATGCCAGACTATCTGGTTCAAGATCCTCTCTTGGATGAGCGATGGGCAGCAACATACGAGGGTGATCTTTTTGGACATTCTCAAGCCCTAGATACCGTCCAGAGCGAGGCAGTGCCTCTTGATGAGAACGCCCAATTCAACCTGCCGGTGGCTTCTCCCGCACAGTCTGTCACGGAGATTGCCCCTACTGCGCAAGAACcccagcagcctctcccgGGTAATAAGAAACGCGCTCCCCCCTAACCCTAAAATCCCATTTGTTCTAGCCGGTACCAAGGCCGATGTCGAAAgagcaaggcgaagaagacttgCCGGTAGACGCCGCAAGGGCCCCAAGCCCGTGATGGAAGTCGATTGGCTGCCTCATGGCGCTGATAGAGAGACTAAGAATAGGTTTCTCTTAGAAGCACGCCGCTACGAGGTTTCCTACAAGATGATCAAGATGTATGGTCGCTTTAAAGAGGCAGAGTCGACTCTTCGTGGCCGTTACCGAACCTTGACGAAAAGAAGGGAGGATCGGGTCCGAAATCCCAAGTGGACCCCAATTGATGTAAGTTTTcagtcttcttcctctgacagtttttccttcttgacctaatctttttgtttttccccGCGCCAGATTCAACTTTTGAAGGAGGCAGTGCAAGTGTACGCCGGCAGCGAACATCCAGACAGAGCTGGGATATCTTGGATGATGGTGTCCCAATACATCAAGAGCCATGGCGGCACGTACTCGTTTGGGTACAATACTAGTCACAGGAAATGGTTGCACCTCGAAAGGACTGGACAGCTTGGAGACAACGTGTTTGACCAGAGCTGGGAAGAtcatgacgacgatgagaatgtcgatgtcgatgtcgatgatgaaaatgaggatgccgatgtcgatgatgaaaatgaggatgccgatgtcgatgatgaaaatgaggatgccgatgtcgatgatgagatggagggggTTGATACCGACCTTCACGAAGAGcccaaagacgaagatggcgacgaggatgagggtaaagatgacgatgaggccGAAGATGGCACCTATGGAGAGAACTAATGTTGCAATCGCGGCAGAAGGCTGAGAGAGATGCTAGCCTTCACGCACTCTGTTCACTCCATTTTTCCTTTGTACGCATTGGTGGCTTTCGTCTTTTATTCTTGGCCGATtgttcttttattttctttcctttttttttctttggacTGCATTTACTCAGGGTGAGAACACACGCACACATTATTGGAGTTTGGGGGGATAGACAAGGGATCTACtatcttgtttttttttttttttttttttgcttttctctctttcttttcatcatcgcaTTTTTCGCATTCGCTAAAGGCGCAACGGGCGATACCCACAGACCATGGACATTCGGATTTTCATCTCTGGATGTAGTGTACAGGATAGtctctttctttattttcttcttcttttattttcttttctttttcttctctctgtctAGATTCTGTAAGAATTCTTTTTCCTAAATACAAGTCTTTTTTGGTAAAACCGCTGCACCTCCTACAACTTATTGTGACCATCTCCTGCCTCGCCTCTTGAGATTCCGATGCTGCGTAGCACCGCGAGGAGCTGCTCTGGACTCTTCTTTAACGCTTCCCACTCTGCCTCGTTCTTCACCAGTGCCGTGCCAGCCAAGACTGTGCCGTTCAACGCGAGCGATCCAACAGTCTCGCGCCCGTCGCTGCTCTTGATCGGAGAGCCTTCTTGTTTGCGAGGGCATATGACCAAAGTGTCCTTTGTCATGGCCATGTTGTAGCTGATGAGAGCTTCGCCCGTTGTAGGAACTGCTTCTACCTTGGATCCCGCATCTTGGGCGGCTGCCTGGCAGGCCTTTGTGTAGACGCGGGAATAGGCGGCAAAGAGGTCCGCAGAGGACATGTTCGTGTTGATGAGCTCGGAAAATGCAACAAAGGGTGTTTTCTGCAGCGCATCGGCCTGCTGTGCGAGCACGTCCCAGGCGGTTTGATCTTCCAAGCCGTCCTTCATCCGGGAGactggcagcagctgaagatgcCTATGGGCCTGACTCGCTCCGGAATGAGGCCCTCCATTGAAAAAGACGAATAGTCCATCGTCTTGCgatcctttctcttctgaaGGAGCAGCTGCTCCATCAAGATTGTTTGATGGTTGTCTTGCCTGCTCGTAAGCCTCGATACAAGCAAGCGCGGCTTCCAGATCAGATTCCTCAAGCACATGAGTCTGCGCCTTGTTCTCCTTTGTCGCAAGGATAAAGTGCTCCGGCACAACGGCAAATTTGTTCAAGACGAGGAAATGGGACGGGCCCAGATCagtgatgaagagagaggcgggAGGGTGGGCAAAGGGGTCAAAGGGCGGCTTGCGAGGCTGCGACGGATCTGGCGGGGGGGCCTTTGGGTTTGTTTGCTAGTGATGGGGAGAATCGCAGTTGGAACTGTGCAAGTTTGGTTAGCCATCAATTGATTCTCATCAGGCGATTTTACTTGACTTTACTTACGGGGATTGAATTTACATGCAAGACGGTGACTTGAGTGGGAAAATAGTGAAGCTCATTTGCCGAGAGGGCCTTGGAGAAGGTGGTTCTGACGAGTTCATGGAGGTTTGAAGGAGCTTTGAGTCGCGACATTATGATGAGAATCTCAAAGccctaaaaaaaaaaaaaaaagagcgatTTTGTTTATCTGGCAGCGTGAGTATAACGAGAGTATGATGACGAGATGTCCAAGTGGCATGTAAGACGTCAGTGTTTTAGTAAAGAAGCAAGTTTGAGGTCTGTGCGGGGATCGCCGAGATGCCCCTCCACTGCAGAATCCCATGTTTTATTTCGCGACGTTACGCCAACAAAGAAATCTGGTGTTTAGAAGACTCGTCATGTGATTTCCAGGAGAAGGGTATCATTAATTATTCAATAAGACTATCATCTCTTCTCAATCCAGGCGTTATACAGAATCGTTCATCTCGCACTCATACACTATCTAATCCAATGCTCATGCTTTATGCTTGTGgtcatgctcatgctcatgctcctGCTCGTACATCTATATCCCAGGCAAACCAATCACCCCCCCGCAAAGCCGGCACAAATCTAGGAACGTAATATATGGCATATACACCAATGATGGCAGTCAAAAGTCCAGTAAGCTATAACA encodes:
- a CDS encoding uncharacterized protein (EggNog:ENOG41), with translation MRQTRSVTRKLREAQRESLTADSNDQAGGSSAQNGSLPRGQEAGNLSAINIGGPDIATFGSLEEFLNQAPQSQEQQEQQQQQQQEELQPVLYDPLNQPYLPWDCPGSDQHLYPSPAPAMADDQSYLSPSYFVEPNFFASDFTQEQYQYQFDDYQALQPWVPPSLEEAAILDVQGMQGHVGELYEPLPFGYAMMPDYLVQDPLLDERWAATYEGDLFGHSQALDTVQSEAVPLDENAQFNLPVASPAQSVTEIAPTAQEPQQPLPAGTKADVERARRRRLAGRRRKGPKPVMEVDWLPHGADRETKNRFLLEARRYEVSYKMIKMYGRFKEAESTLRGRYRTLTKRREDRVRNPKWTPIDIQLLKEAVQVYAGSEHPDRAGISWMMVSQYIKSHGGTYSFGYNTSHRKWLHLERTGQLGDNVFDQSWEDHDDDENVDVDVDDENEDADVDDENEDADVDDENEDADVDDEMEGVDTDLHEEPKDEDGDEDEDHGHSDFHLWM